A stretch of the Aegilops tauschii subsp. strangulata cultivar AL8/78 chromosome 4, Aet v6.0, whole genome shotgun sequence genome encodes the following:
- the LOC141021602 gene encoding uncharacterized protein, producing MLFIIYMCRSEYGITAEANQVGPAAFCIASQTHEPASFPSSISPTSVTSAIVNNKMHSTTFPAVKRRCMSPSQLPPATRCTTSRDVCSGAYSWPAWESLHADLVCLVASALLARGDLLDYVRFRAVCAHWRSATLSPRGRGVVDPCFHPRRWMMFPEDRGLYPGHPELGGYIRFFNLDSGAFVRVCLPLFRNHCILDSVCGLLLLQRDKDAAIRLLHPFTRDIVELPRLTTLATQMPGGTNWSLQRMRFISTCASFVAGVVTVLLTFNMFDGVAVATSLDMQWTMLSWECPAWSDPVSLHGKLYVVDIPEIDVTGSPLIFELDAAYHHRATPKLIFTCPREKRLYSCYLVEHGSEILVVCHDDDFLSHITVYRLADLVLGKFIPVTDIGENTIFMGQRNICVSSKAFPTVEANTIVYYRPIKNRFAQYHISNRTWSRALDRSSLNGRAQGPRTKD from the exons ATGCTCTTCATTATATATATGTGTAGAAGCGAATACGGTATTACGGCCGAAGCAAATCAAGTTGGACCGGCGGCGTTTTGCATTGCCTCTCAAACTCACGAGCCGGCTTCGTTTCCGTCGTCGATTTCGCCGACTTCGGTCACTTCAGCCATAGTTAACAACAAGATGCATTCCACCACCTTCCCCGCAGTAAAACGAAGATGCATGTCTCCTTCCCAGCTGCCTCCGGCAACCCGGTGCACCACATCGCGCGACGTGTGCTCCGGCGCATATTCCTGGCCAGCCTGGGAGTCGCTGCATGCAGATTTGGTTTGCCTGGTCGCGTCGGCCTTGCTGGCCAGAGGAGATCTACTGGACTACGTCCGCTTCCGTGCCGTCTGCGCGCACTGGCGATCGGCCACGCTCTCTCCACGCGGCCGCGGGGTTGTTGATCCGTGCTTCCATCCACGCCGCTGGATGATGTTCCCAGAGGACCGTGGCCTTTACCCTGGACATCCGGAGCTGGGTGGCTACATCCGCTTCTTTAACCTAGACTCAGGTGCCTTTGTCCGCGTCTGTCTGCCATTGTTCAGGAACCACTGTATTCTTGATTCTGTctgtggcctcctcctcctccagaggGACAAGGACGCAGCCATCCGTCTTCTACACCCTTTCACCCGTGACATTGTTGAGCTTCCACGGCTCACCACTCTCGCCACACAAATGCCCGGGGGAACAAATTGGTCGCTCCAGCGGATGAGATTCATCTCTACGTGTGCTTCGTTTGTTGCAGGAGTCGTCACTGTCTTGCTTACCTTTAATATGTTTGATGGTGTGGCTGTGGCTACCTCCCTAGACATGCAATGGACAATGCTCAGTTGGGAATGCCCAGCGTGGTCAGATCCGGTTTCATTACACGGCAAGCTATACGTGGTTGATATTCCAGAAATCGATGTGACGGGTTCACCATTGATTTTCGAGCTGGACGCAGCGTACCACCATCGAGCCACACCAAAGCTGATCTTCACATGCCCCAGAGAGAAGCGCCTCTACTCGTGCTATCTGGTAGAGCATGGCTCGGAGATCTTAGTGGTTTGCCATGACGACGATTTCCTATCCCATATTACTGTCTATAGACTTGCCGATCTTGTCTTGGGGAAATTTATCCCGGTAACAGACATCGGAGAAAACACTATATTCATGGGACAAAGGAATATCTGTGTATCTTCCAAGGCATTTCCTACCGTCGAGGCCAATACTATTGTCTACTACCGTCCGATCAAGAACCGTTTTGCACAGTACCATATCAGTAACCGCACCTGGTCACGGGCATTAGATCGGAGCAGCCTAAATGGCCGTGCACAAGGCCCCC GAACAAAGGACTAG